In Magnolia sinica isolate HGM2019 chromosome 12, MsV1, whole genome shotgun sequence, a single genomic region encodes these proteins:
- the LOC131221662 gene encoding sesquiterpene synthase TPS2-like produces MLLNFSDPLQELNLINEIQRLGVAYHFEKEIKDALYRMHDAHINGNDFSGDLHAVALWFRLLRQQGYNVSSNVFRRFKDENGEFKETLKDDIRGLLSLYEAAYLGTREDNILDEAINFTTEHLKSAMSHLSSPLSTLVQFALDLPLHKRVERLQSRHYISIYQEEKERNDILLEFAKLDFNMLQSLHKKELSDISRWWKENDFSTKLPFIRDRIVELYFWILEVYFEPQYARARRMMTTIISLTSILDDIYDVHGTFEELELYTIAIERWDRAIMDQLPDYMKVHYNALLNAVEKFEDELSKEGKSYRIPYLKKALTVLGKGYLEEARWTSEEYVPTLEEYMKIALIINGYPMLSVASLVGMGDIVTKEAFEWAINVPKLVEASAATCRLRDDITSNEFEQERTHVVSEIHCYMKEHGTTYREACKVFLEKTADAWKDANMEWMEPIPVPREVIKRPMNLARVIELLYQHQDSYTNSAFETKQHVTMMLVDPIPV; encoded by the exons ATGCTTCTCAATTTTAGTGATCCTTTGCAAGAATTGAATTTAATCAATGAAATTCAACGTCTCGGAGTTGCCTATCACTTTGAAAAGGAGATTAAAGATGCATTATATAGGATGCATGATGCCCATATTAATGGCAATGATTTTAGCGGTGATCTTCATGCGGTTGCTCTTTGGTTTCGGCTCCTAAGGCAACAAGGGTATAATGTATCATCTA ATGTGTttagaaggtttaaagatgaaaacgGTGAGTTTAAGGAGACATTAAAAGATGACATCCGAGGATTGTTAAGCTTGTATGAAGCTGCATATCTTGGCACACGTGAAGATAATATATTGGATGAAGCCATAAATTTCACCACTGAGCACCTTAAGTCAGCAATGTCACATTTGAGCTCTCCCCTTTCAACTCTAGTACAGTTTGCCTTGGACCTACCACTGCACAAGCGTGTTGAAAGGCTACAATCAAGGCACTACATCTCAATCTACCAAGAAGAGAAGGAGCGGAATGATATACTATTAGAGTTTGCGAAGTTGGATTTCAATATGCTGCAGTCTTTGCACAAGAAGGAACTAAGTGACATCTCAAG ATGGTGGAAAGAGAATGATTTTTCAACAAAGCTTCCATTCATCAGAGATAGAATAGTGGAGTTGTACTTTTGGATATTAGAAGTGTATTTCGAACCACAATATGCCCGAGCAAGAAGGATGATGACCACAATAATATCTTTAACATCAATATTGGATGACATTTATGACGTACACGGTACATTCGAGGAGCTTGAACTATATACTATTGCAATCGAGAG ATGGGATCGGGCGATCATGGATCAGCTGCCTGATTACATGAAAGTGCATTATAATGCGCTTCTAAATGCAGTCGAGAAATTTGAGGATGAATTGAGCAAGGAAGGGAAATCCTACCGTATACCCTACTTAAAGAAAGCT CTTACGGTTTTGGGCAAAGGCTACCTAGAGGAAGCGAGATGGACCAGCGAAGAGTATGTGCCAACATTAGAAGAGTATATGAAAATTGCATTAATCATTAATGGCTATCCCATGCTTAGTGTAGCATCTCTGGTTGGAATGGGAGATATCGTAACAAAGGAAGCCTTTGAGTGGGCCATCAATGTACCTAAGTTGGTTGAGGCTAGTGCTGCAACTTGCCGTCTCAGGGATGACATCACATCAAATGAG TTTGAGCAAGAGAGAACACATGTTGTTTCTGAAATCCACTGCTACATGAAGGAGCATGGCACCACATACAGAGAAGCATGCAAGGTATTCCTAGAGAAGACTGCAGACGCATGGAAAGATGCTAACATGGAATGGATGGAACCCATTCCCGTTCCGAGGGAAGTGATCAAGAGGCCCATGAATCTTGCACGTGTGATCGAACTCTTGTACCAGCACCAGGACTCATACACCAATTCAGCGTTTGAGACCAAACAACATGTCACAATGATGCTAGTGGATCCTATTCCCGTTTGA
- the LOC131220236 gene encoding uncharacterized protein LOC131220236, which translates to MLASLLDSPIPPSLRSLRIRDFIGINGSLPPLSVFSYLDQDIIHFLFQGGFSVSEEAAECFSPFEPSGSFSVKSAWEKCRQSSQQKGWVKWVWHVKIPLKLSLFMWRLLRQAILVDTCVQSKGVRLASSYVCCEGIKYSCPNCESLGHLFISRALSTDVWSYFSDTFGISSLLTDLGFPSGSSFGPPLEVVKWRRPQQGWIKLNVDGSALGNPGMSGRGGVCRGDNGSFHFAFSLGYGVGSNSMAELWAVYHGLCLCVDSGFFHVEIKSNSKLVVSILNGSSQPSW; encoded by the exons ATGCTTGCTTCCCTCCTAGATAGCCCAATCCCTCCATCATTGCGCTCCTTGAGGATTCGTGACTTCATCGGCATTAATGGCTCCCTCCCTCCTTTGTCCGTCTTCTCTTATCTGGACCAGGATATCATCCATTTCCTGTTTCAGGGAGGGTTCTCTGTTTCTGAGGAAGCTGCAGAATGCTTTTCGCCATTTGAACCATCGGGTTCCTTTTCAGTTAAGTCAGCTTGGGAGAAGTGTAGGCAGAGCAGTCAACAGAAAGGGTGGGTGAAGTGGGTTTGGCATGTTAAAATACCTTTGAAACTCTCCCTATTCATGTGGAGGCTGTTGCGCCAAGCCATCCTGGTGGACACTTGTGTTCAGTCCAAAGGGGTGCGGCTCGCGTCCTCCTACGTTTGCTGTGAGGGTATCAAGTACTCTTGTCCTAACTGCGAATCGTTAGGCCACCTCTTCATCAGCAGAGCCCTTTCGACTGATGTTTGGAGCTACTTTAGCGACACATTCGGCATATCCTC GCTACTCACAGATTTGGGCTTTCCCTCCGGCAGCTCGTTCGGCCCTCCTTTGGAGGTTGTGAAGTGGAGAAGACCGCAGCAGGGTTGGATCAAGCTCAACGTGGACGGTTCTGCTCTAGGGAACCCAGGCATGTCCGGGAGAGGTGGTGTTTGTAGAGGGGACAACGGCTCCTTCCATTTTGCTTTCTCCTTGGGTTATGGGGTGGGATCAAACTCCATGGCCGAGCTTTGGGCAGTTTACCATGGTTTGTGCCTTTGCGTTGATTCGGGGTTCTTCCATGTAGAGATCAAGTCGAATTCCAAATTGGTGGTGTCGATTTTGAACGGCTCTTCCCAACCGAGCTGGTAA
- the LOC131220237 gene encoding secreted RxLR effector protein 161-like has protein sequence MEESHHPRHDGDHVEGERPTEEFLGRGNSKAMFVEFKQDMFNEFEMIDGRLMSFFLGIKVKQQVSNIYISQKKYVKELLEKFKMTDCNTVNIPVATGLKLTKEGELRSVDLTIFKSLIGSLIYFTFTRSDIVYSVRLLSRYTEVPKESHWLVAKRILRYVKGTVKFGLFYPYNDEVILYGYSDNDSGGYQDERKNTKEYVFYLGSTTFTWNSKKQSVVTLFICEVEFVAVSSIVCEAI, from the exons ATGGAAGAATcacaccatcctcgacatgacggGGACCATGTTGAAGGAGAAAGGCCTACAGAAGAGTTTTTAGGGAGAG GAAACAGCAAGGCAATGTTTGTAGAATTTAAGCAGGATATGTTCAATGAGTTCGAGATGATTGACGGTAgattgatgtccttcttcttgggCATCAAAGTGAAACAACAAGTCAGCAACATTTATATATCTCAAAAGAAGTATGTAAAGGAACttcttgaaaagttcaagatgacCGATTGCAATACCGTAAATATACCTGTAGCAACGGGCCTGAAGCTGACAAAAGAAGGAGAATTAAGAAGTGTGGACTTAACAATattcaagagtctgattggaagtCTCATATACTTCACATTCACTAGGTCAGATATTGTATACAGTGTTAGGCTTTTAAGCAGATACACGGAAGTACCAAAAGAATCACATTGGCTCGTtgcaaaaagaatcctcaggtatGTCAAAGGAACCGTGAAATTCGGTCTCTTCTATCCATACAATGATGAAGTAATATTATATGGATACTCAGACAATGATTCGGGAGGttatcaagatgaaagaaaaaacacCAAAGAATATGTATTCTATCTTGGGTCGACTACCttcacatggaactcaaagaagcAAAGTGTGGTCACTTTGTTCATATGTGAAGTAGAGTTTGTGGCAGTATCATCCATAGTTTGTGAAGCAATATGA